The Streptomyces cyanogenus DNA segment CACGGTCCTGCGGGACGCGCTGTGCACGGACGACGGCGATCCGGCCGGGGTGTACTTCGGCAACCGCAACGGCGAGGTGTTCGCCTCGGCCGACGACGGCGACAGCTGGCAGCAGCTGGCCGCGCACCTGCCGGACGTGCTGTGCGTGCGGGCGGCGGTGGTCGGCTGACCGCGCGCACGGGCGAGGGCCATCGGTTGATCGCCGGCGGGTATCCGGCAGTAGGGTGACGCCCGTGGCACCACGACCCTTGCATGAAATCGTCGAGCCGGGCTGGGCGAAGGCCCTGGAACCCGTCGCCGGACGGATCGCCGAGATGGGCGACTTCCTGCGCGCGGAGATCGCCGCGGGACGCACGTACCTCCCGGCCGGGCCGAACGTCCTGCGGGCGTTCCAGCAACCCTTCGACGAGGTACGGGTCCTGATCGTGGGTCAGGACCCGTATCCGACCCCGGGGCACGCGGTGGGACTCTCGTTCTCCGTGGCGCCCGAGGTCCGCCCGCTGCCGCCCAGCCTGATCAACATCTTCCGGGAGCTGACCAGCGACCTGGGGCTGCCGCAGCCGTCCACCGGGGACCTCACGCCGTGGACGGAGCAGGGCGTGCTGCTGCTCAACAGGGCCCTCACCACCGCGCCGCGCAGCCCGGGCGCACACCGTGGCAAGGGCTGGGAGGAGGTCACCGAGCAGGCGATCCGGGCGCTGGCGGCGCGCGGCAAGCCGCTGGTGTCCATCCTGTGGGGCCGGGACGCCCGCAATCTGCGCCCGCTGCTGGGCCGGCTGCCGGCGGTGGAGTCCGCGCACCCCTCGCCCATGTCGGCCGACCGCGGTTTCTTCGGCTCACGGCCGTTCAGCCGGGCCAACGACCTGCTGATGCAGCAGGGCGGGCAGCCGGTGGACTGGCGTCTGCCGTGACCCCCGCCGGGTACCTCGCCGTGGACTCCGGTGGTTCCGGCCTCCGGGTCGCCGTCGGTGTGCCCGGGCGGGAGCCCTCGGCTCGGCGGGAGACCCGGGACCCGGTCCGCACGAATGCCCGGGGCATCGACCCCGCCCACCTGATGGACCAACTCGTGCCCGTGGCCCGCGCGCTGGCCGCCGAGGCGGGCGTGGGCGAGCTGGGCACGGCCGTCGTCGGCGCCGCCGGGTTCGCCACCCTGGGCGACGCCCTGCGCGCCGAACTGCCGGGCGCGCTCGCCCGGGAGCTGGGCGTGCGGACCGTGGCGCTGGCGGCCGACGCCGTCACCGCGTACGTCGGCGCCCTCGGTCCGCGCCCGGGTGCGGTCCTCGCCGCGGGCACCGGACTGATCGCGGTGGGCACGGATCTGACGGGCTGGCGGCGGGCCGACGGCTGGGGGCATCTGCTGGGCGACTGCGGCAGCGGAGCCTGGATCGGGCGGGCCGGTCTGGAGGCGGCGCTGCGCGCCCACGACG contains these protein-coding regions:
- a CDS encoding uracil-DNA glycosylase, with the translated sequence MAPRPLHEIVEPGWAKALEPVAGRIAEMGDFLRAEIAAGRTYLPAGPNVLRAFQQPFDEVRVLIVGQDPYPTPGHAVGLSFSVAPEVRPLPPSLINIFRELTSDLGLPQPSTGDLTPWTEQGVLLLNRALTTAPRSPGAHRGKGWEEVTEQAIRALAARGKPLVSILWGRDARNLRPLLGRLPAVESAHPSPMSADRGFFGSRPFSRANDLLMQQGGQPVDWRLP
- a CDS encoding N-acetylglucosamine kinase is translated as MTPAGYLAVDSGGSGLRVAVGVPGREPSARRETRDPVRTNARGIDPAHLMDQLVPVARALAAEAGVGELGTAVVGAAGFATLGDALRAELPGALARELGVRTVALAADAVTAYVGALGPRPGAVLAAGTGLIAVGTDLTGWRRADGWGHLLGDCGSGAWIGRAGLEAALRAHDGRAGGSAPLLAGAEEQFGPVRGLPGLLYPRTDRAAVLASFAPRVAACAAQDPVAADILRAAARHMADSAAAVCPADGTPEVALTGGLFKMGDQLLTPLREELARRLPHARQVPAEGDPLHGSVRIATDLAAGRLALPGDRAMLYVRRTPGVGAT